The proteins below come from a single Sorghum bicolor cultivar BTx623 chromosome 4, Sorghum_bicolor_NCBIv3, whole genome shotgun sequence genomic window:
- the LOC110434812 gene encoding beta-fructofuranosidase, cell wall isozyme-like: MAWLVFSLLLCRPGRSSLSTDLYKPTFAGFVHTDISSSKIALRSLIDRSVVESFGAGGRTCILSRVYPSIAIGKDAHLYVFNNGDVDVKVSSLTAWEMKKPLMNGA; the protein is encoded by the exons ATGGCATGGCTTGTGTTTTCTCTCTTGTTGTGTCGGCCGGGCAGGTCATCTCTTAGTACAGATCTGTACAAGCCGACCTTTGCGGGCTTCGTCCACACCGACATTTCAAGCAGCAAGATCGCTCTTAGAAGCTTG ATCGATCGGTCCGTGGTCGAGAGCTTCGGCGCGGGAGGCAGGACGTGCATCCTGTCACGGGTCTACCCGTCCATCGCCATTGGAAAGGATGCTCACCTCTACGTTTTCAACAACGGTGACGTGGACGTCAAAGTGTCAAGCCTGACTGCTTGGGAGATGAAGAAACCGTTGATGAACGGCGCCTAG